Within Halorubrum lacusprofundi ATCC 49239, the genomic segment CTCCCGCCACTTCGCGGCCGGGTGGAGGCCCGCGGCCGCGATCCGGTAGCCGTCGGCGGCGGCGTGATCGACGAGCGCCGCCCGCACCGTCGAGAGGGCGTCGACCGCGTTCGACGGATCTTCGATCAGTTCCGTCTGGGCCTCGATGGTGCACTTGAACAGCTCGTGGTCGAACCCCTCCGGGACTTCCGCCGGCGGATCGCGGCCGTAGACGAGATCGTCAATCCCCGAGGTCGGGCGGCCGTCGGCATCGACGATGTAGAACTCCTCTTCGATGCCGAGGGTCTCCATCCGGGCGAACGCGTCCCGCGAACCGAGTTCCATTACCGCTCCGTATCGCCCGCGCGGTCTTATAACGATTGAAAGCCGAAGCGGAGCACCGGTGTCGTGGACGGGTATGTAACCGATCGACGAATCCGGGATCTCCGCTTATAAATAACGGACGGCTGCGGTGGCGTCGCCGGCGGCTTCGCCGCCGGTGACTGGAGCTTTGGAGGTAGTCACCGTGGAGTCGTCGCTCCGACTCCGACCGATTCGTGACTGATCGCTGTGTCGTCGCTCTGCGACGAAACGACGTTTAAAAACCGAATCTGAACCCGAATCTAAACCCGAACTTACGGAAAACGAGTCGGCGGCGTGCGTTCACGCGCCTCGTCTCTCTCCCCACCCGCGATCGTCCCCGTTCAGCCGAGGATGTACCGGAGCGCCGGGAACTCCTCGACGAGCGCCTGCCCGCCGACCTCAAACCGCTCGATGTAGGCGTCGAGGCCGAGGACGCGGCCTGCGCCGAACGCGGCGACCGTGAGGAACACGATCGCGTACACCAGCGTCGAATCGAACAGCGCGAGCGCGTCGCCGCTCCACCCGCCGAGGTAGAACAGCGTCATCTGTATCGCGCCGCCGAGCGCGGCCAGCCGGACGAACGCCCCGACGATGAGCGCCGTGCCGATGAGCAGCTGCGTGGCCGGGACGAAGACGTTGACGAACTCCATCAGCGCCGCGTTCGACGCCATCGCGGCGTACAGCCCGCTGACCGGGCTCGCCGCGTCGACGCCGTGAACGAGGTAGCCGGCCGCGTCGAACGGCCACTCCGAAACCTTCCCGAGCCCAGCGAACAGGATCATCCCGCCG encodes:
- a CDS encoding DoxX family protein, whose translation is MSTKTTNEFGGEIGGVTILGKAHSLSALFIVLLRATIGGMILFAGLGKVSEWPFDAAGYLVHGVDAASPVSGLYAAMASNAALMEFVNVFVPATQLLIGTALIVGAFVRLAALGGAIQMTLFYLGGWSGDALALFDSTLVYAIVFLTVAAFGAGRVLGLDAYIERFEVGGQALVEEFPALRYILG